A genomic stretch from Anaerococcus mediterraneensis includes:
- a CDS encoding histidine phosphatase family protein produces the protein MKIILVRHGLTEANINKIYSVNETRIDRNNLDILDRTKSLLENYKIDQVFTSALIRSQETASYLGFNDFIIDPRLNEMDFGDFKGQSLIDVRENYKDFFQIENKHYFDTRYPNGESRNDLIKRLGEFLDEKSQENKNILCFSHGLAIRASLFWVLKDLENWSSFWIDNGSLTVFNIKDQKRLIESVNLI, from the coding sequence ATGAAAATAATATTAGTTAGACATGGTTTGACAGAAGCCAATATAAATAAAATATATTCAGTAAATGAAACAAGGATAGACAGAAACAACCTTGATATATTAGATAGAACAAAATCTCTTTTGGAAAATTATAAGATTGACCAAGTTTTTACATCTGCACTAATAAGAAGTCAAGAAACTGCTAGTTATCTAGGTTTTAATGACTTTATAATTGATCCTAGATTAAATGAAATGGATTTTGGTGATTTTAAGGGTCAAAGTCTAATAGATGTTAGAGAAAATTATAAAGATTTTTTTCAGATAGAAAATAAACATTATTTTGATACAAGATATCCTAATGGGGAATCAAGAAATGATCTTATAAAAAGGCTAGGCGAGTTTTTAGATGAGAAAAGTCAGGAAAATAAAAATATATTATGCTTTAGCCATGGTCTTGCTATAAGGGCATCCCTATTTTGGGTTTTAAAAGACTTAGAAAATTGGTCAAGCTTTTGGATAGACAATGGATCCCTAACAGTATTTAATATAAAAGATCAGAAGAGACTCATAGAAAGTGTAAATCTGATATGA
- a CDS encoding metallophosphoesterase — translation MIYAIADLHLDHTEEKSMEIFGPSWANYQEKIFENWKKYIRDEDTVLIPGDISWAMDMDHAKIDLTKIDKLPGKKIMMKGNHDYWWTSLNKLSNLGLKTIDFLQNNSFEIKDYIICGTRGWISRDSRDFDDHDEKIYKRELLRLENSIESSKKDKDIIVCLHYPPINVNGCLNDFYYICKDNNVDTIIYGHLHGKGHRLIKEGNFDGINLVCASGDYIDFKAVRIK, via the coding sequence ATGATATATGCTATAGCAGACCTTCATCTAGATCATACTGAGGAAAAATCAATGGAAATTTTTGGTCCGTCATGGGCCAATTACCAGGAAAAAATTTTTGAAAATTGGAAAAAATATATAAGAGATGAGGATACTGTTCTGATACCAGGGGATATTTCGTGGGCTATGGATATGGACCATGCAAAAATCGATTTGACAAAGATCGATAAATTGCCAGGTAAAAAGATAATGATGAAGGGTAACCATGATTATTGGTGGACATCCTTAAACAAATTATCAAACCTAGGACTAAAGACCATTGATTTTTTGCAAAATAATTCTTTTGAAATAAAAGATTATATAATCTGTGGGACTAGGGGATGGATTTCTAGGGATAGTAGAGATTTTGATGATCATGATGAGAAAATTTATAAAAGAGAGCTGCTTAGGTTGGAAAACTCTATAGAAAGCTCAAAAAAAGATAAGGATATAATAGTTTGCCTTCATTATCCACCAATAAATGTAAATGGTTGCTTAAATGATTTTTATTATATTTGCAAAGATAATAATGTAGATACTATCATTTATGGACATTTACATGGCAAGGGCCATAGGCTAATAAAAGAGGGAAACTTTGATGGAATAAATTTAGTATGCGCTTCAGGCGACTATATAGATTTTAAAGCAGTGAGGATAAAATAA
- a CDS encoding class IV adenylate cyclase yields the protein MQREIEVKVLGIDPKEMEEKLIEKGGVKENHETQKNYTFVPKDGEFESGYLRIRETFIDDERKSIELTYKEHENSDDVRINSEYTVKIDSVVVMSKILDKMGIVLQYKGEKERISYRYKGQRFDIDIWDEKTYPHPYMEIEFTNQSKIDEIISDLDIDPKMVTTKSITDLINEL from the coding sequence ATGCAAAGAGAAATAGAAGTAAAAGTTTTGGGTATTGACCCAAAAGAAATGGAAGAAAAACTGATTGAAAAAGGTGGAGTAAAAGAAAACCACGAAACTCAAAAAAATTATACCTTTGTACCAAAAGATGGTGAGTTTGAATCAGGATATCTTAGGATAAGAGAAACTTTTATAGATGATGAGAGAAAATCGATCGAACTAACCTATAAAGAACATGAAAATAGTGATGATGTTAGGATAAATAGTGAATACACTGTAAAGATTGACTCTGTTGTAGTTATGAGCAAAATTCTAGATAAAATGGGTATAGTCCTCCAATACAAGGGAGAAAAAGAAAGAATCTCCTATAGGTACAAGGGACAAAGGTTTGATATAGATATTTGGGATGAAAAGACCTATCCACACCCATATATGGAAATAGAGTTTACTAACCAATCAAAAATAGATGAAATAATAAGTGATTTGGATATTGATCCAAAGATGGTTACTACAAAATCAATAACTGATCTAATAAACGAATTATAA
- a CDS encoding DNA repair exonuclease, which translates to MKFIHLADCHLSDDFDFDVSNGDTIRTYNKKSFYSILKQNKDVDFIMISGDLYERDYFTLSDYYDLFDKIEEFGKDIFYIAGNHDYIDSKNKAILKNRPDNFHIFPTDDWQYFEFGNTRIYGRSYADRIINYEFDYDISLDKDYFNILLAHSDINTKNSSYLNMDIGKLKNMGFDYVGLGHIHKRENFGNNIYYSGSIEPHDFSDIYDYGYILYEDGHIYEKNSSFMKFYDIKIESEDFNSDDEIVDYINSILGQKYNFLRLTLDKNLDKKYIGMIRADYIDLKIEEKNDIESLVQLFPNSILEKYSNKFGEHLDYIEKRALEIGLDAIYRSRDE; encoded by the coding sequence ATGAAGTTTATACACTTGGCAGATTGCCACCTGTCTGATGATTTTGACTTTGATGTATCAAATGGAGATACTATTAGAACTTATAATAAAAAATCTTTTTATTCAATCCTAAAACAAAATAAAGATGTTGATTTTATAATGATTTCTGGAGACCTATACGAAAGAGACTACTTTACACTCAGTGACTATTATGATTTATTTGATAAGATAGAAGAATTTGGCAAAGATATTTTTTATATAGCAGGCAACCATGATTATATAGACTCAAAGAATAAAGCTATTTTAAAAAATAGACCAGATAATTTCCATATATTTCCAACAGATGATTGGCAATATTTTGAGTTTGGAAATACAAGGATTTATGGCAGGTCCTACGCTGATAGGATAATAAATTATGAATTTGACTATGATATAAGCCTTGATAAGGATTATTTTAATATCCTTTTGGCCCATAGTGATATAAATACAAAAAATTCTTCTTATCTAAATATGGATATAGGAAAGCTAAAAAATATGGGATTTGACTATGTAGGACTTGGTCATATCCATAAAAGAGAAAATTTTGGAAATAATATTTATTATTCTGGATCAATAGAGCCTCATGATTTTTCTGACATTTATGACTATGGATATATTCTTTATGAGGATGGACATATCTATGAGAAGAACTCATCTTTTATGAAATTTTATGATATAAAAATAGAGTCGGAGGATTTTAATTCAGATGATGAAATTGTTGACTATATAAATTCAATCTTAGGTCAAAAATACAATTTTCTTAGATTGACCTTAGATAAAAATTTAGATAAAAAATATATAGGTATGATTAGGGCTGATTATATTGACCTAAAAATAGAAGAAAAAAATGACATAGAATCACTCGTTCAGCTTTTTCCTAATTCAATATTAGAAAAATATTCGAATAAATTTGGAGAACATCTTGATTATATAGAAAAAAGAGCTCTAGAAATAGGTCTTGATGCTATATATAGGAGCAGGGATGAATAA
- the pyrB gene encoding aspartate carbamoyltransferase — protein sequence MISIKNLLNSYDLTKEDLLEIIKLGNDIYKSPADFSHCADGKILGTLFFEPSTRTRLSFESAMLRLGGSVVGFSDANVSSATKGESLQDTVKTVSQYADIIAMRHPQEGAAYLASLAADCPIINAGDGGHQHPTQTLTDILTISNYKDKLDDHVIGICGDLKYGRTVHSLIKVLNLFSNNKFILISPDELKLPQYVKEEVFDEDSEYEEVRSLDEVMDKVDILYMTRIQKERFYSDAQYTRLKDSYLLNKEKMNMAKSDMIVMHPLPRVNEIAKEVDSDPRAVYFNQVKFGMYVRMALILKLLEANND from the coding sequence ATGATTTCGATAAAAAATTTATTAAATTCGTATGATTTGACAAAAGAAGATTTATTAGAAATAATTAAATTAGGAAATGATATTTATAAGAGTCCTGCAGATTTTTCTCATTGTGCTGATGGAAAAATTTTAGGGACTCTTTTTTTTGAGCCTTCAACCAGGACAAGATTATCATTTGAATCTGCTATGCTTAGGTTAGGCGGATCAGTAGTTGGTTTTTCTGATGCAAATGTATCTTCAGCTACAAAAGGTGAAAGTCTCCAAGACACAGTCAAGACTGTAAGCCAATATGCAGACATAATAGCTATGCGTCATCCCCAAGAAGGAGCTGCATATTTAGCAAGTCTTGCTGCTGATTGCCCTATAATTAATGCAGGAGATGGTGGCCACCAACATCCAACCCAAACCCTTACTGATATTTTGACAATATCAAACTACAAAGATAAACTTGATGACCACGTAATTGGTATTTGCGGAGATTTAAAATATGGAAGGACAGTCCACTCCTTGATTAAAGTTTTAAACCTTTTTTCAAATAATAAATTTATCCTAATATCACCTGATGAGCTAAAGCTTCCTCAATATGTAAAAGAAGAAGTTTTTGATGAAGACTCAGAATATGAAGAAGTTAGAAGCCTAGATGAGGTTATGGACAAGGTTGATATACTTTATATGACAAGGATCCAAAAAGAAAGATTTTATTCTGATGCCCAGTACACAAGACTAAAAGATTCTTACCTACTAAATAAAGAAAAGATGAACATGGCAAAATCTGATATGATTGTAATGCATCCACTACCAAGGGTAAATGAGATTGCAAAAGAAGTAGACTCTGATCCAAGGGCAGTTTATTTTAACCAGGTTAAATTTGGAATGTATGTTAGAATGGCCCTTATATTAAAACTTTTGGAGGCAAATAATGATTGA
- a CDS encoding ATP-binding protein — MNKIYIEEIHLIGFGKFVDNKISFSKDFNLIYGLNESGKTTIKSFIEGMFYGFDEGKNRINFSEKREIYRPKSVYKYAGTMLIRKNNDLFRLYRNFDNGEYSIENLASREFLETKPSDLSYPGKYFLGIDYDIYKSYVSFSQNQDLSKDRKKKILEKINNSDIDYNFSIKNSIEILDKRLADIGSERAYTKPYAKCKESLAILEKELFKIKDLKKEFEEDYQILDNKKDQLKIKTKKLDELKLENEFYNKKRNDYNYKAYKEWTDKLLFIEEKIAPYSYLRAFEEDDFEEIISDGNRKNIYIYVIFALFIIFLSLISKKYFLLILIVPILFLYFKNQPNDIDLTYFGVNTISEYNKMRQDYKKYQNLRLERENILEVIEILKKQDLDRSFEDLDMDFDFENYDNISALEKIKDLEKDINNLKDYISQKEKSILTIDNQLKNELSIRDEYRDLTKKLADMDLEKKAINIAKKKIMEIEAENNKDLSVFDKRLRDTIYTLIKKSYDVKLDKNLKTIIKDMDGNIIEVNQLSQGFFDQVNFSMRLSFLVDILNGGFIIFDDAFINYDIDRLSKALYILLDLSDKNQIIYFTCHKREEEIFDAESIEINKIYLEDL; from the coding sequence ATGAATAAGATTTATATAGAAGAGATACATCTCATAGGATTTGGTAAATTTGTTGACAATAAAATAAGCTTTTCTAAAGATTTTAATCTCATATACGGTCTGAATGAATCAGGAAAGACAACTATAAAATCTTTTATTGAAGGAATGTTTTATGGTTTTGATGAAGGGAAAAATCGTATAAATTTTTCTGAAAAAAGAGAAATATATAGGCCAAAATCTGTTTATAAGTACGCTGGTACAATGCTTATAAGAAAAAACAATGATCTTTTTAGGCTCTATAGAAATTTTGATAATGGAGAATATTCTATAGAAAATCTTGCTAGCAGAGAATTTTTAGAAACAAAACCTAGTGATCTATCTTATCCTGGTAAGTATTTTCTTGGTATAGATTATGATATTTATAAATCCTATGTATCATTTTCTCAAAATCAAGATTTAAGTAAAGATAGGAAGAAAAAAATCTTGGAAAAAATTAATAATTCAGATATAGACTACAATTTTTCCATAAAAAATTCTATAGAAATCCTCGATAAAAGGTTAGCAGATATTGGTAGTGAAAGAGCCTACACAAAGCCTTATGCTAAGTGCAAGGAAAGCTTAGCTATCTTAGAAAAAGAATTGTTTAAAATAAAGGATTTAAAAAAAGAATTTGAAGAAGATTATCAGATATTAGATAATAAAAAAGATCAACTAAAGATTAAAACAAAAAAACTGGATGAATTAAAACTTGAAAATGAGTTTTATAATAAAAAACGTAATGATTATAATTACAAGGCTTATAAAGAGTGGACAGATAAACTCCTATTTATAGAAGAAAAAATTGCCCCATACTCCTATTTGAGAGCTTTTGAAGAAGATGATTTTGAGGAAATTATAAGTGATGGGAATAGGAAAAATATATATATCTATGTAATATTTGCACTGTTTATAATCTTTCTATCATTAATTAGCAAAAAGTATTTCTTACTAATTCTAATAGTTCCCATTTTATTTTTATATTTTAAAAATCAGCCAAATGATATTGACTTGACCTATTTTGGTGTAAATACAATATCTGAGTATAATAAAATGAGGCAAGATTATAAAAAATATCAAAATCTAAGATTGGAAAGAGAAAATATCCTAGAGGTTATAGAAATTCTAAAAAAGCAAGACCTTGATAGGTCTTTCGAAGATTTAGATATGGATTTTGATTTTGAAAATTATGATAATATTTCTGCCTTAGAGAAAATAAAAGATTTAGAAAAAGATATTAATAATCTAAAAGATTATATAAGCCAAAAAGAAAAATCTATTCTTACAATTGATAATCAGCTCAAAAACGAACTATCTATCAGAGATGAGTATAGGGATTTGACAAAAAAACTTGCTGATATGGACCTAGAGAAAAAAGCTATAAATATTGCAAAAAAGAAAATTATGGAGATAGAAGCAGAAAATAACAAAGACCTTTCTGTTTTTGATAAAAGGCTTAGGGATACGATTTATACCCTTATAAAAAAATCTTATGATGTAAAACTTGATAAAAATTTAAAAACAATTATAAAGGATATGGATGGCAATATAATCGAAGTCAACCAATTGTCGCAAGGTTTTTTTGATCAAGTAAATTTCTCTATGAGACTTTCTTTTTTAGTAGATATTTTAAATGGTGGTTTCATAATATTTGATGATGCTTTTATAAATTACGATATAGACAGGCTTAGCAAGGCTTTGTATATACTCCTTGATTTATCTGATAAAAATCAAATAATTTATTTTACCTGTCATAAAAGAGAAGAAGAAATATTTGATGCTGAAAGTATTGAAATAAATAAAATTTATCTGGAGGACTTATGA